From the genome of Candidatus Electrothrix communis, one region includes:
- a CDS encoding IS1634 family transposase, which yields MFIRKTACSKYGAKQYFTYRLVENVRTENGTSQRIVLNLGIDFSFPKENWRSLAKRIEQILYGQRPVFAPPDDIEVAAQQYAAKIIRKQEGSEVSNKEVSRYYSIDIDSLETSRPRSVSVEHVVYETVKDMGFEQKLTDLGLTRPQRHAAIGTIIGRMIQPGSELATHYWLQNKSGLGELIGSDFEEMNLYKFYQASDLLLKNKDEIESYLYKKERSIFQFKETITLYDLTNTYLEGSGKYNKLAALGKSKEKRTDCPLVTLGLVLDASGFPKRSEIFSGNVGEASTLEQMITELHEKCLNPQKKPTIVMDAGIATEKNITWLKENGYKYIVVSRKRKREFCEQEAIVVKRTGENTVKAQRKINEETGEIELFCHSTLREKKEQAMQDRSSTRFEEELKKLHSGLHKKYCTKKYEKVVEKLGRLKQQYSRSAQHYQVDVDKDEKTGNALQVTWKRKDKQNTQATHPGVYCLRTNHTQLDESALWHTYTMLTELEAVFRCLKSELGLRPVHHQITSRVTGHLFITLLAYHFVHSIRYRLKQHNIHSSWDGLRRQLDGQVLTTTSMKCEDGEMLHIRKSTAPEPRQQVIYDALKMPYYPGGTVRKKMKIKKSVVPRTNFQNT from the coding sequence ATGTTTATCAGAAAAACGGCATGCAGCAAATATGGTGCCAAACAATATTTCACCTACAGGCTTGTGGAAAATGTACGTACTGAAAATGGTACGAGCCAACGCATTGTTCTCAATCTGGGGATTGATTTTTCTTTTCCAAAAGAGAACTGGAGGTCTCTTGCCAAGCGTATTGAACAAATTCTGTATGGACAGCGGCCAGTGTTCGCACCACCTGATGACATAGAAGTAGCCGCCCAGCAGTATGCGGCAAAAATTATACGAAAACAGGAGGGTAGCGAGGTTAGCAACAAGGAGGTCTCTCGATATTATTCTATTGATATTGACAGTTTGGAAACATCCAGGCCAAGGAGTGTAAGCGTTGAACATGTTGTCTATGAGACTGTAAAAGATATGGGATTTGAGCAAAAACTCACTGATCTGGGTTTAACTCGGCCCCAAAGACATGCTGCGATTGGCACGATTATAGGCCGTATGATTCAACCGGGCAGTGAACTGGCAACCCATTACTGGCTCCAAAATAAATCTGGTCTCGGCGAACTTATTGGAAGTGATTTCGAGGAAATGAACCTGTACAAGTTCTACCAGGCTTCCGATCTGTTGCTTAAAAATAAAGACGAAATAGAGAGCTATCTTTACAAAAAAGAAAGAAGTATTTTCCAATTCAAAGAAACCATCACCCTCTACGACCTCACCAACACCTATCTTGAAGGCAGCGGTAAATATAATAAACTGGCAGCCCTCGGGAAATCTAAAGAAAAACGTACCGATTGTCCTCTTGTGACCCTTGGGCTCGTTCTTGATGCCAGCGGATTTCCCAAAAGAAGTGAAATTTTTTCCGGTAATGTGGGCGAAGCAAGTACCTTGGAGCAGATGATTACAGAACTCCATGAAAAGTGCCTTAATCCTCAGAAAAAACCAACAATAGTCATGGATGCCGGGATTGCGACGGAAAAAAACATTACCTGGCTGAAAGAGAATGGTTACAAATACATAGTTGTCAGCAGGAAACGGAAGCGTGAGTTTTGTGAGCAAGAGGCAATCGTGGTTAAAAGGACTGGTGAAAATACCGTCAAAGCACAGAGAAAAATTAACGAAGAAACAGGTGAGATTGAACTCTTTTGTCACTCAACTCTTCGTGAGAAAAAAGAGCAGGCAATGCAGGATCGCTCTTCAACTCGCTTTGAGGAAGAGTTGAAGAAATTACATTCCGGTCTGCACAAGAAATATTGTACGAAGAAATATGAAAAAGTTGTAGAAAAACTTGGCCGACTTAAACAACAATATTCCCGTTCTGCTCAACATTATCAAGTAGATGTAGACAAGGACGAGAAAACAGGCAATGCCTTACAGGTTACCTGGAAACGGAAAGACAAACAAAACACCCAGGCTACGCATCCTGGTGTGTACTGCCTTCGAACGAATCATACCCAGCTTGACGAATCAGCGTTGTGGCACACTTACACCATGTTGACAGAGCTGGAAGCCGTTTTTCGATGTCTTAAATCGGAGCTGGGTCTACGTCCTGTTCATCATCAGATTACAAGTAGAGTGACCGGGCACTTGTTCATTACTCTGCTCGCATACCATTTTGTCCATTCAATTCGTTACCGGTTGAAACAACATAATATTCATTCGAGCTGGGACGGTTTAAGAAGACAGCTTGATGGTCAAGTTCTCACGACAACATCAATGAAATGTGAAGATGGTGAAATGCTTCATATAAGAAAAAGTACAGCTCCAGAACCAAGACAACAGGTAATCTATGATGCCCTTAAAATGCCGTACTATCCTGGGGGGACAGTAAGAAAAAAAATGAAAATAAAAAAATCTGTGGTGCCAAGAACGAATTTCCAAAACACTTAA
- a CDS encoding DUF1566 domain-containing protein — MLSRVKLSETTVVTIDWDMTPDLAFCTFSAKGLREELISTKERTCYFFIDNWGDEPKLCLMERGVRYVHILAEITAPKEIVLDCIHRQGAKASTRENFPVDDILTEWLLAEVVDQRESPYLLPTIAPQPEVEDMGEPLPSADTIGFSGEKILLPCEPRALTEEQVALLIRDENFYDVRLNPQGNFANTLVDSGDGLTALDQGTGLLWQRAGLDLCSIRTMKARIEELNTAGFAGFHDWRMPSPEEAMSLMEPTANAKGMHLHPCFSKEQPFIFTNARRKPTGYWFVDYSQGKSYWSSGTVPGGFCRLCRKSG, encoded by the coding sequence ATGTTAAGCAGAGTAAAGCTGAGTGAAACAACCGTTGTAACTATTGACTGGGACATGACCCCGGATCTTGCTTTCTGCACCTTTTCCGCCAAAGGTCTGCGGGAGGAGCTGATCAGCACCAAGGAACGAACCTGTTATTTCTTTATTGATAACTGGGGGGATGAACCGAAGCTCTGCCTCATGGAGCGTGGGGTACGATATGTGCATATTCTGGCGGAAATCACGGCACCCAAGGAAATCGTGCTTGATTGCATTCACCGGCAGGGAGCCAAGGCCTCTACCAGGGAAAATTTCCCTGTTGATGACATCCTCACGGAATGGCTGCTGGCCGAGGTCGTGGATCAGAGGGAAAGCCCGTATCTCTTGCCGACGATTGCGCCGCAACCCGAAGTGGAGGATATGGGAGAACCGCTTCCGTCTGCGGATACTATCGGGTTCAGCGGCGAAAAGATCCTTCTGCCTTGTGAACCACGCGCCCTGACAGAAGAACAGGTTGCGTTGCTTATCAGGGACGAGAATTTCTACGATGTTCGGCTGAATCCGCAGGGTAACTTTGCCAATACCTTGGTCGACAGCGGGGACGGACTCACGGCCCTTGACCAAGGTACCGGCCTGCTCTGGCAGCGAGCAGGGCTTGATCTCTGCTCGATCCGTACCATGAAGGCGAGGATCGAAGAACTGAATACAGCAGGATTCGCGGGTTTTCACGATTGGCGCATGCCCTCCCCGGAAGAGGCCATGTCCCTGATGGAACCGACAGCTAATGCCAAGGGTATGCATCTCCATCCCTGTTTTTCTAAGGAACAGCCCTTTATCTTTACCAATGCCCGCCGCAAGCCCACCGGGTATTGGTTTGTCGATTATAGCCAGGGTAAGAGCTATTGGTCTTCCGGCACCGTGCCTGGAGGGTTTTGCAGGCTATGCCGGAAAAGCGGATAA
- a CDS encoding HEAT repeat domain-containing protein: MSNNDDSSRIGVLKIVSTFFSSVVIASASIVVTLTYNSKKLEISNKQAISQMEIASIKEISKLIPQLGSENAKERKFSAIALSLYGKDAVPALIALLDDEEIDVRDASSKALSLIGDPALAELEMAFKDRQNSANLRGSAIYTLGRMKSSLAIPLALKTVADSSENKIVRKDAANALGMLKSTRGIPVLLKAIQSTSNTVLAEASVWALGEIGDKNVTEQLATMLTHPSDRVRIQAIWALTKLVPYSSTSVTKNKKIKRQFL; this comes from the coding sequence ATGTCAAATAATGATGATTCCTCACGCATTGGCGTTTTAAAAATAGTCTCAACGTTCTTCTCGTCGGTCGTGATCGCCTCTGCAAGTATTGTCGTGACCCTCACGTATAACAGTAAAAAATTGGAGATCAGTAATAAACAGGCTATTTCGCAAATGGAAATTGCCAGCATTAAAGAAATTTCAAAACTGATCCCACAGCTTGGTTCCGAAAACGCCAAAGAACGAAAATTCAGTGCTATCGCCCTGTCGCTTTACGGCAAAGATGCCGTTCCGGCTTTAATCGCCCTGTTGGATGATGAAGAAATAGACGTACGTGATGCCAGCAGCAAGGCCTTGTCTTTGATAGGAGACCCTGCTCTTGCAGAGTTAGAAATGGCATTTAAAGACAGACAAAACTCTGCAAACTTACGGGGCAGCGCCATCTACACCCTGGGGCGGATGAAATCCTCCCTGGCAATCCCCTTAGCCCTTAAGACAGTTGCCGACAGCTCAGAAAATAAAATTGTCCGTAAAGATGCGGCAAATGCGCTCGGAATGCTCAAAAGCACGCGGGGGATCCCTGTCTTACTCAAGGCAATCCAATCAACCTCGAACACGGTCCTTGCAGAAGCAAGCGTTTGGGCTTTAGGAGAAATTGGGGATAAGAACGTAACAGAACAACTCGCCACCATGTTAACCCATCCTAGCGACAGGGTACGGATTCAAGCGATCTGGGCCCTGACAAAATTAGTGCCTTACTCCTCAACTTCTGTCACAAAAAACAAGAAAATCAAGCGGCAATTTTTATAA
- a CDS encoding putative addiction module antidote protein encodes MTKKTRIDDLPEFDMARQLKSEEDIAAYVTMVIEDGDSAELAHALGIAAKARGMSEIAEATGITREALYKALRPNAKPRFDTINRVCAALGVRLVAKPLHAH; translated from the coding sequence GTGACCAAAAAAACACGCATTGATGATCTGCCCGAATTTGATATGGCCCGGCAACTGAAAAGCGAAGAAGACATCGCCGCTTATGTGACCATGGTGATTGAAGACGGAGACAGTGCGGAGCTTGCCCATGCCCTGGGCATTGCCGCCAAGGCACGCGGCATGAGCGAAATCGCGGAGGCAACCGGCATTACCAGAGAAGCCTTGTACAAGGCCCTCAGGCCGAACGCTAAGCCTCGTTTTGACACAATAAACCGAGTGTGCGCCGCCCTTGGTGTTCGTCTGGTGGCTAAACCTCTTCATGCTCATTAA
- a CDS encoding type II toxin-antitoxin system RelE/ParE family toxin, whose protein sequence is MFTVKTLPQFDAWLDGLKNRMTRLRLSRRLDKAQRGNLGDVKSVGGGVFEMREHFGPGWRMYYTQRGDTLILMLGGGNKRAQESDIAKAKQRETTLED, encoded by the coding sequence ATGTTCACAGTTAAAACGCTTCCGCAATTTGACGCTTGGCTTGACGGTCTGAAAAACCGCATGACTCGTCTCCGCCTAAGTCGTCGCCTCGACAAAGCGCAACGGGGAAACCTCGGCGATGTCAAATCGGTCGGCGGCGGTGTATTTGAAATGAGGGAGCACTTCGGCCCAGGATGGCGAATGTACTATACTCAACGCGGAGACACCTTGATTCTGATGCTTGGAGGCGGAAACAAAAGGGCTCAGGAAAGCGACATTGCCAAGGCCAAACAACGCGAAACCACGCTGGAGGATTGA
- a CDS encoding transposase: MPRRPRIIVPGNPLHIIQRGNNRQACFFADEDYLFYLDWLEKYARISRCSIHAFVLMKNHVHLLLTPQKAESAGNLMKRLGQRYVQYVNRTYQRSGTLWEGRFRSCIIQQETYLFTCQRYIEMNPVRAGRVQDPGEYRWSSFGINAQGEPSGLIKPHSLYKTVAERQQAYRELFEQELDPVEIDKIRKATNGNFSLGDDRFNTKISELLGRRVSPGKAGRPKKRADCEYPQFPGDQSTGG; this comes from the coding sequence ATGCCAAGACGACCACGAATCATAGTTCCAGGAAACCCGCTCCACATCATCCAGCGCGGAAATAACCGACAAGCCTGTTTTTTTGCAGATGAAGACTACCTCTTTTATCTTGATTGGCTTGAAAAATATGCCAGAATTTCAAGGTGCTCTATCCATGCCTTTGTCTTGATGAAAAATCATGTCCACCTGCTACTCACCCCGCAAAAAGCAGAGAGTGCTGGCAATTTGATGAAACGGCTCGGGCAACGATATGTACAATATGTTAACCGGACGTACCAACGAAGTGGTACCCTTTGGGAGGGGAGATTTCGTTCCTGCATCATCCAACAGGAAACCTATCTTTTTACCTGTCAAAGATATATTGAAATGAATCCTGTCCGTGCCGGAAGAGTGCAAGACCCCGGTGAATACCGCTGGTCGAGTTTCGGCATAAACGCCCAAGGCGAACCATCGGGTTTGATCAAGCCTCATTCCCTGTATAAAACAGTCGCAGAAAGACAGCAGGCGTATAGAGAGCTATTTGAGCAGGAATTGGACCCAGTTGAAATCGATAAGATACGAAAAGCCACCAATGGTAACTTTTCCCTTGGAGACGATCGATTTAATACTAAAATAAGTGAGCTGCTTGGGCGTCGGGTGTCCCCAGGCAAAGCGGGCCGACCAAAGAAAAGAGCTGATTGTGAATATCCCCAATTCCCAGGTGACCAGTCCACCGGAGGATAA
- a CDS encoding M12 family metallo-peptidase — protein MKKKISVSMQNRADLSTTGVKHDPHLFLLHCWVFLAACTLLTLFFAVNAQTATSPNKQNSLFTEVDSRDYAYRDDTDTVARSRAVQIDITQLGGQQQFVSQSKQAQPARTASSPYIQLNLFDDLIVQAKHKKNYKNDSGSLTWIGKIEGQSASLAIFIIRNSSVYGLVEVPNVGSFSIRPNAEGTHTIEQIKANALLAGEDDFIIPDSVTPGSVPYLLMNDVEASAVEISNDDGSIIDVYVAYDQDASGGSVAAVDAQSYAELFIAYTNQSYENSNISQRVWLAGSVDGYNYTDTDSTSLVADLDAARSGTIAGLHDKRDEYHADLVMFFTPYDSTCNGRAGQQTLNNDVGWNIYAFAAMTACSFGQSVFAHELGHTMGSRHDWYMDSGTTPASIAHGYVDTINNFRTIMSYSNRCTALGISCPTIPNFSNPAVGYNGGATGVPSGTSSACAVGDASPGIECDADNTTNFNTKALITSRFRDSRVTWAGTVDTNWATAGNWSFNQGAPGDTEPVSRVPRSYDNVYIPAGLTNYPTISGTASARELTIADGASLNMTTGTLIVGWSWEDNGGFNATGGTVVFAGPIGVTVTSSSAFQNVQIGTGADTSVVTLEGNLDIDGNLHIQAGASFDASSYAIHLAGNWTEDDATGFTSSGTSTVVFDGSNQTVSKVTNVSLLNEDFSSYSTSCCTTGKPSGWANSDGSYYQGDLIVDGDGAANRWRNQTDGYLYTPALNLQKGVIYQLQYDVAIRQNFSDGDASLSPQTVSVHLGNAQSSTAMTTILSNESTETSTTYETRTISNITVATSGTYYIGFRAQQSGDDYTSFDDISLTGVGSISFYNLLVSSGTTTFGGDVRVDNNLQTDNGGTIDFLTNSITVEGTVINNGAIKQTKTATNSATTVFGWIKNAAGTSDNYYGLEITPSSGSMGETTVEIKGNQTCSGSGVPAAGVKRCYTVTPASSQAADVKFYYRSAESNSNTTPDVYLQTGGSWAAQATSAHGGSNEAIWATGSGLTSYGTFSLSSGASSNSTGFLPAIFLLLLK, from the coding sequence ATGAAAAAGAAGATATCGGTATCAATGCAAAACCGTGCTGATCTCAGCACAACAGGTGTAAAACATGATCCACACCTGTTCCTGCTACATTGTTGGGTATTCCTCGCAGCCTGTACACTACTCACATTGTTTTTCGCAGTAAATGCACAGACTGCAACTTCACCTAATAAACAGAACAGCTTATTTACCGAAGTTGATTCTCGCGACTATGCCTACCGTGATGATACGGATACTGTAGCCCGCAGTCGTGCTGTTCAGATTGATATTACGCAACTTGGTGGGCAACAGCAATTTGTCTCGCAGAGCAAGCAAGCCCAACCCGCAAGAACAGCGTCTTCTCCTTATATTCAGTTAAACCTGTTTGATGACCTTATCGTTCAAGCAAAACATAAAAAGAACTACAAGAACGACTCAGGGAGTCTCACTTGGATTGGCAAGATAGAAGGTCAATCGGCAAGTCTGGCTATTTTTATTATTCGTAACAGCAGTGTTTACGGCCTCGTTGAAGTACCGAATGTCGGCAGTTTTTCAATACGACCGAACGCTGAAGGAACGCATACTATTGAACAGATCAAGGCGAATGCACTTCTCGCAGGAGAGGACGACTTTATTATCCCTGACAGTGTAACACCCGGCTCCGTACCCTATCTGCTCATGAACGATGTCGAGGCAAGTGCAGTTGAAATATCGAATGACGACGGCTCAATAATTGACGTGTATGTCGCCTATGATCAGGATGCCTCAGGCGGTTCCGTGGCCGCTGTCGATGCGCAGAGTTATGCCGAATTGTTCATTGCCTATACTAACCAATCCTACGAAAACAGCAATATCAGTCAGCGAGTCTGGTTGGCGGGCAGTGTTGACGGATATAATTATACAGATACGGACAGTACATCATTAGTAGCAGATTTAGATGCCGCCAGAAGCGGCACGATTGCCGGGCTCCATGACAAGCGCGACGAATATCATGCCGACCTCGTAATGTTTTTCACTCCATATGACAGTACTTGTAATGGTCGTGCTGGACAGCAAACATTAAATAATGATGTTGGCTGGAACATCTACGCGTTTGCAGCCATGACGGCATGTTCGTTCGGGCAATCCGTTTTTGCTCACGAATTGGGTCATACCATGGGAAGTCGCCATGACTGGTACATGGATAGTGGAACAACACCAGCGAGTATCGCTCATGGCTATGTTGACACAATTAATAATTTCCGCACGATTATGTCCTACAGCAACCGTTGTACAGCCCTTGGTATTTCATGCCCAACCATCCCGAACTTCTCCAACCCAGCAGTCGGTTATAATGGAGGCGCAACTGGCGTTCCTTCCGGCACAAGTTCAGCATGCGCTGTAGGCGATGCAAGTCCGGGGATAGAATGTGATGCCGACAATACCACAAACTTCAATACAAAAGCCCTGATCACCTCCCGATTTCGTGACAGCCGAGTGACCTGGGCCGGCACTGTTGACACAAACTGGGCAACAGCCGGCAACTGGAGCTTTAACCAAGGTGCCCCCGGTGATACAGAACCGGTTAGTCGGGTACCCCGTTCCTATGATAACGTTTATATTCCAGCAGGGCTGACAAATTACCCCACCATTTCTGGAACAGCGTCTGCCCGCGAACTGACTATTGCAGATGGAGCATCCCTGAATATGACAACGGGTACATTAATTGTAGGGTGGAGTTGGGAAGATAACGGCGGATTTAACGCCACAGGCGGTACAGTTGTCTTTGCTGGCCCCATCGGCGTAACAGTCACCTCTTCGTCTGCATTTCAAAATGTACAGATCGGCACCGGTGCAGATACCAGCGTTGTGACCTTAGAAGGGAATTTGGATATTGATGGGAATCTGCATATACAAGCAGGAGCGAGCTTTGATGCCAGCTCATATGCAATACACCTTGCGGGCAACTGGACAGAAGATGACGCGACCGGTTTTACCAGTTCCGGGACATCCACAGTGGTCTTTGACGGCAGTAATCAAACGGTGAGCAAGGTCACAAACGTTTCACTGTTGAATGAAGATTTCAGCAGTTACAGCACAAGCTGTTGTACCACCGGAAAGCCCAGTGGTTGGGCAAATAGCGACGGGAGCTATTATCAGGGGGATTTAATCGTTGATGGTGACGGGGCGGCAAACCGTTGGCGCAATCAAACAGACGGCTATTTGTACACACCCGCACTGAATTTGCAAAAGGGCGTTATTTATCAATTGCAATACGATGTGGCTATCAGGCAGAACTTCTCCGATGGCGATGCATCATTAAGCCCGCAAACTGTTTCTGTACATTTAGGAAATGCGCAGAGTTCAACGGCCATGACAACCATTCTCAGCAACGAATCGACCGAGACATCGACCACGTATGAAACTCGTACCATCAGCAATATAACCGTTGCAACAAGCGGGACCTATTACATAGGTTTCCGTGCCCAGCAAAGCGGTGATGATTACACATCATTCGATGATATCTCTTTAACCGGCGTTGGAAGCATTTCCTTCTACAACCTGCTCGTGTCGTCAGGAACAACGACGTTTGGCGGTGATGTCAGGGTGGATAACAACCTGCAAACAGATAATGGCGGAACAATTGATTTCTTAACAAATTCTATCACAGTGGAAGGCACGGTGATAAATAACGGTGCTATAAAGCAGACAAAGACAGCAACAAACAGCGCAACTACTGTTTTCGGCTGGATTAAAAACGCTGCCGGTACAAGCGATAACTATTACGGCCTTGAAATCACGCCGAGCAGCGGCAGCATGGGCGAGACAACCGTTGAAATTAAAGGAAACCAGACCTGCTCAGGTTCAGGTGTCCCAGCCGCCGGTGTCAAGCGATGCTATACAGTGACACCAGCCAGCAGCCAAGCTGCTGATGTCAAGTTTTACTATCGTTCTGCCGAAAGCAACAGTAACACGACTCCTGATGTATATTTACAGACTGGAGGCTCATGGGCAGCACAGGCAACCTCTGCACATGGGGGCAGTAATGAAGCAATATGGGCAACCGGAAGCGGGCTGACAAGTTATGGCACCTTTTCCCTGTCATCCGGCGCATCCTCCAACTCTACAGGGTTTTTGCCTGCTATCTTTTTGCTTTTGCTGAAGTAA
- a CDS encoding transposase — MLRRPRIIVPGTPLHIIQRGNNRQACFFADEDYLFYLDWLEKYARISRCSVHAFVLMKNHVHLLLTPQKAESAGKLMKRLGQRYVQYVNRTYQRSGTLWEGRFRSCIIQQETYLFTCQRYIEMNPVRAERVQDPGEYRWSSFGINAQGEPSDLIKPHSLYKKSGRTVAERQLAYRELFQQELDPVEIDKIRKATNGNFSLGDDRFNTETSELLGRRVSPGKAGRPKKRADCE; from the coding sequence ATGCTAAGACGACCACGAATCATAGTTCCAGGAACCCCGCTCCACATCATCCAGCGCGGAAATAACCGACAAGCCTGTTTCTTTGCAGATGAAGACTACCTCTTTTATCTTGATTGGCTTGAAAAATATGCCAGAATTTCAAGGTGCTCTGTTCATGCCTTTGTCTTGATGAAAAATCATGTCCACCTGCTACTCACCCCGCAGAAAGCAGAGAGTGCTGGCAAATTGATGAAACGGCTCGGGCAGCGATATGTACAGTATGTTAACCGGACGTACCAACGAAGCGGCACCCTTTGGGAGGGAAGGTTTCGTTCCTGCATCATCCAACAGGAAACCTATCTTTTTACCTGTCAAAGATATATTGAAATGAATCCTGTCCGTGCCGAAAGAGTCCAAGACCCCGGTGAATATCGCTGGTCGAGTTTCGGCATAAACGCCCAAGGCGAACCATCGGATTTGATCAAGCCTCATTCCCTGTATAAAAAGTCAGGGAGAACGGTCGCAGAAAGACAGCTGGCGTATAGAGAGTTATTCCAGCAGGAACTGGACCCAGTTGAAATCGATAAGATACGAAAAGCCACCAATGGTAATTTTTCCCTTGGAGACGATCGATTTAATACTGAAACAAGTGAGCTACTTGGGCGTAGGGTGTCCCCAGGCAAAGCGGGCCGACCAAAGAAAAGAGCTGATTGTGAATGA
- a CDS encoding NADH-ubiquinone oxidoreductase-F iron-sulfur binding region domain-containing protein codes for MPDHIAAIGAIAAKYDNDPTRLLDMLLAVQEQDRYISDSVARQLAQVLDLSWGDIQQTVSFYHLLSQKPRGKYTVYLNNGPVSIMQGFDEVAAAFAEAAGCSFGSVTADGRIGLFTTADMGMGDQEVAALINNVVFTNLTPEKARILVEAMQKDMPVQDIQDMITEGYGDGNNSLPSIHSMVCNNLKKPGPVCFGPHQAGAALRKCVSQAPEDILAEVKASKLRGRGGAGFPTGMKWELCAKAQGPDRCVVANADEGEPGTFKDRVLLTERAQLLFEGMAVCAYAIKATTGTLYLRGEYAYLKAYLEQVLEQMRSDNLLGKDIAGKPGFDFDIRVQLGAGSYVCGEESALLESAEGRRGEPRNRPPFPAQKGYLGMPTMIDNVESLISAAQIIDKGSVWFSSMGTEESTGTKVLSISGDCDRPGIYEVEFGITIGELLDMAGARNPQAVQVGGPSGRCLPAVAQDTPICFEGCPSAGAFLIIGTERDLLEIIDNFMAFFTEESCGSCVPCRTGTWMLRNTLRRIMHGQGTQEDLTSMRQLSAVMQKTTKCGLGHTAPNPILNTLDDFPHLYDALIPKQTDIRSFDLEAAVQDSNLAVGRTSVTKEEQV; via the coding sequence ATGCCCGACCATATTGCCGCTATTGGTGCCATTGCCGCAAAATATGATAATGACCCGACCCGACTGCTCGATATGCTGCTTGCCGTACAGGAACAGGATCGCTATATCAGCGACAGCGTTGCCCGCCAACTTGCCCAGGTGCTGGACCTGTCATGGGGGGATATCCAACAGACCGTCTCTTTTTATCATCTCCTTTCGCAGAAACCTCGTGGGAAATACACGGTCTACCTCAACAACGGACCAGTATCCATCATGCAAGGCTTTGATGAGGTCGCTGCCGCCTTTGCCGAAGCAGCAGGATGCTCCTTCGGCTCGGTGACAGCAGATGGTCGTATCGGCCTCTTTACGACAGCGGATATGGGCATGGGAGACCAGGAGGTTGCGGCCCTGATCAATAATGTCGTCTTTACCAACCTCACGCCTGAAAAGGCCAGGATCTTGGTCGAGGCCATGCAGAAGGACATGCCTGTCCAAGATATCCAGGATATGATCACAGAAGGATACGGTGACGGCAACAACAGTCTCCCGTCAATCCACTCTATGGTCTGCAATAATCTCAAAAAACCCGGTCCAGTCTGTTTTGGTCCGCATCAGGCCGGGGCCGCTCTGCGAAAATGCGTAAGCCAAGCCCCAGAGGACATTCTAGCCGAGGTCAAGGCCTCCAAGCTGCGGGGACGCGGCGGTGCAGGTTTTCCCACCGGGATGAAATGGGAACTCTGTGCCAAAGCCCAAGGGCCTGACCGCTGTGTGGTGGCCAATGCCGATGAAGGCGAACCAGGCACCTTTAAGGATCGGGTGCTGCTCACAGAACGGGCCCAGCTCCTCTTTGAAGGCATGGCGGTCTGCGCCTACGCGATCAAGGCAACAACAGGGACCCTCTATCTGCGCGGAGAATATGCCTACCTCAAGGCCTATCTGGAACAGGTGCTGGAGCAGATGCGTTCGGACAACCTACTGGGCAAAGATATTGCAGGCAAGCCGGGATTTGATTTCGACATCCGGGTGCAGCTGGGTGCTGGCTCCTATGTCTGCGGCGAGGAATCAGCCCTGCTGGAGTCAGCTGAGGGAAGGCGGGGCGAACCAAGGAACCGTCCTCCGTTTCCGGCCCAAAAGGGCTATTTGGGTATGCCCACGATGATTGATAATGTGGAGAGCCTGATCTCTGCGGCCCAAATCATAGACAAGGGATCTGTCTGGTTCAGTAGCATGGGCACTGAAGAGTCCACAGGCACCAAGGTACTGTCCATCTCCGGTGATTGCGACCGACCCGGCATCTACGAGGTCGAGTTCGGCATCACTATAGGTGAGCTGCTGGATATGGCAGGAGCCAGAAACCCGCAGGCAGTCCAGGTAGGAGGACCTTCGGGCCGCTGTCTTCCTGCCGTTGCCCAAGATACTCCTATCTGCTTTGAGGGCTGCCCCTCTGCCGGAGCTTTCCTGATCATCGGGACTGAGCGTGACCTGCTGGAGATCATTGATAATTTCATGGCTTTTTTTACTGAAGAATCCTGCGGCTCCTGTGTCCCGTGCCGGACAGGGACCTGGATGCTGCGCAATACCCTCAGACGTATCATGCACGGCCAAGGGACTCAGGAGGATTTGACCTCCATGCGCCAACTGAGCGCTGTTATGCAAAAAACCACCAAATGCGGGCTGGGCCATACAGCACCCAACCCCATTTTGAATACTCTGGATGATTTCCCCCATCTTTATGATGCGCTGATCCCGAAACAGACCGATATCCGATCCTTTGACCTGGAGGCCGCTGTCCAAGATTCCAACCTCGCTGTGGGTAGAACATCTGTTACCAAGGAGGAGCAGGTATGA